A single region of the Marinobacter salinus genome encodes:
- a CDS encoding EAL domain-containing protein: MTLPLETIRPSQLRLLVLVPDYSDFLWLNALLADDGEFDADATWCPDLIDCDDLIRNASFDLVVWDCVFHGGSESAFLQYLAVASNEKPVLALSAESSDERAPELLASGASDYLSRNGLDHWSFRRAVKGLWYRGQLSESPHSRLGRDVATGFINRDLFFDRLQQSLLRAERGGHRLALLHLNIDDFRSINESFGYQKSDQLMMKLAERLRHSLRRVDSLMRIGGDELAIIIEKVEDSLDITQIIRKVVAALDEPVTIDGQAIGVSASLGVATYPEAGDSAENLLRRANRAMFEAKRDPGTSYRFYDRQLHISAGYQLRLEADLRSALRGNELELYYQPRIDLATEEVRGVECLLRWNHPERGLVGPDEFIPVAERSGLIVPIGYWVIEQACKRLQESAEMGFPGLVFAVNLSFRQFHDRKMTETIFRIIFNANVDTSLLELELTESAMMHDPEYAQRCLRELNQLGISFALDDFGTGFSSLSNLQHLPISLVKIDKSFVQDLGKSADAEHIIRAIISLAHSLQISVVAEGVETEGQLDFLRQQHCDEIQGYYYARPMPWADLVQFLNNRGQSACLQR; this comes from the coding sequence GGCTTAATGCACTATTGGCTGACGACGGCGAATTTGATGCCGATGCCACTTGGTGTCCGGACCTCATCGACTGTGACGACCTCATTCGGAATGCAAGTTTTGATCTTGTCGTCTGGGACTGCGTGTTTCACGGAGGTTCCGAGTCTGCGTTTCTGCAATACCTGGCGGTTGCCAGTAATGAAAAGCCGGTATTGGCCCTGAGCGCCGAATCCTCCGATGAGCGCGCCCCCGAACTCCTGGCCTCTGGCGCGTCCGACTACCTTTCCCGTAACGGGCTGGATCACTGGAGCTTCCGGCGCGCCGTCAAAGGTCTCTGGTATCGCGGGCAACTGTCAGAGTCACCCCACAGTCGGCTCGGCCGTGATGTGGCAACCGGGTTCATTAACCGTGACCTGTTTTTTGATCGGCTGCAACAATCGCTTTTACGAGCAGAGCGGGGCGGTCATCGGCTGGCTTTGCTGCACCTCAATATCGACGATTTCCGAAGTATCAATGAATCCTTTGGTTACCAGAAAAGTGACCAGTTGATGATGAAACTGGCCGAGCGCCTGCGCCACAGTTTGCGACGGGTGGACTCGCTGATGCGCATCGGCGGTGATGAACTGGCCATTATCATCGAAAAGGTGGAAGACTCACTGGATATCACGCAGATCATCCGGAAAGTGGTCGCTGCCCTGGACGAGCCGGTCACCATTGACGGTCAGGCCATTGGGGTTAGTGCCAGTCTGGGAGTGGCCACTTACCCGGAGGCCGGAGACAGCGCCGAAAACCTGTTGCGCCGGGCTAATCGTGCCATGTTTGAGGCGAAGCGGGACCCGGGCACCAGTTATCGCTTTTATGATCGCCAGCTGCACATCTCTGCCGGCTATCAGCTGCGCCTCGAGGCGGACCTGCGTAGCGCGCTGCGGGGCAACGAACTTGAGCTCTATTATCAGCCCCGTATTGATCTGGCTACGGAAGAAGTTCGGGGAGTCGAATGTCTGTTGCGATGGAATCACCCGGAGCGTGGGCTGGTCGGACCTGATGAGTTTATCCCGGTGGCGGAACGCAGTGGCCTGATTGTACCTATCGGTTACTGGGTGATTGAACAGGCCTGTAAACGTTTGCAGGAATCCGCGGAGATGGGCTTTCCCGGCCTGGTTTTTGCGGTCAATCTGTCGTTTCGTCAGTTCCACGATCGCAAGATGACGGAAACGATCTTCCGGATCATCTTCAACGCCAATGTAGACACCAGTTTGCTGGAGCTGGAACTGACCGAAAGTGCCATGATGCACGATCCTGAATACGCCCAGCGGTGCCTTCGGGAGTTGAACCAGCTTGGCATCAGCTTTGCGCTGGATGACTTTGGCACCGGCTTTTCGTCCCTGAGTAACCTGCAGCATCTGCCCATTTCGCTGGTGAAGATTGACAAGAGCTTCGTACAGGATCTGGGCAAGTCTGCCGATGCCGAGCACATCATTCGGGCGATTATCAGTCTGGCCCATAGCCTGCAGATCAGTGTGGTGGCGGAAGGCGTTGAAACCGAGGGTCAGCTTGATTTCCTGCGCCAGCAGCACTGTGACGAGATCCAGGGGTATTACTACGCCCGCCCCATGCCCTGGGCCGACCTTGTGCAATTCCTGAACAACCGCGGACAGTCTGCTTGCCTGCAGCGGTGA